The Flavobacterium praedii genome window below encodes:
- a CDS encoding S1 family peptidase → MSENQSSKDNNASTSQNNNKARNKKIALLIGGLFVLGLIIIPRVWAKFHKKEIVCLNNQTAIYEKYKDAVVLVKHTYALQISIKGSEPFQITVDDSSLAEKTISGTGFFVSEDGKIVTNHHVAEPWKYTENKLEDFSELKNHISAVLPDSIDKKDYKTYLESHWNDYYENEGEEDYSEEDAPVATTTPVANVDSSSVNTEVNDLISDNQSEEKAITSQITYTKLEDVEIVPKTVEISVALHGSKDDWLQCKVLKIADGDEVDVAILQLSSETLPASVSDIVDLDNAVKDDASLKPGTNAILIGYPMGLQLANTRRGIKVQVYEGQINKESDGVSIQYNVTSTHGASGSPVFNECGQLIAINYAGYDEAQGYNFGIVAKHAMSLMQ, encoded by the coding sequence ATGTCTGAAAATCAATCTTCAAAAGATAATAATGCAAGTACTTCTCAAAACAACAATAAAGCTAGAAATAAAAAAATTGCTTTACTAATTGGCGGATTATTTGTCCTTGGTTTAATAATCATCCCAAGGGTTTGGGCAAAATTTCATAAAAAAGAAATTGTATGTCTCAATAATCAAACTGCCATTTATGAAAAATACAAAGATGCTGTTGTTTTAGTTAAACACACCTATGCATTGCAGATTTCAATAAAGGGTTCTGAACCTTTTCAAATTACAGTCGATGACAGTTCATTAGCAGAAAAAACAATTTCTGGAACTGGTTTTTTTGTTTCGGAAGATGGAAAAATAGTAACCAATCATCATGTTGCAGAACCATGGAAATATACTGAAAACAAATTAGAGGATTTTAGTGAATTAAAAAATCACATTTCAGCAGTTCTACCTGATTCTATTGATAAAAAAGACTATAAAACGTATCTCGAATCTCATTGGAATGATTATTATGAAAATGAAGGTGAGGAAGATTATTCTGAAGAAGATGCTCCTGTAGCAACAACTACACCAGTTGCCAATGTGGACTCTTCAAGTGTAAACACGGAAGTAAATGACTTAATATCTGATAATCAATCAGAAGAAAAAGCAATCACAAGCCAAATTACCTATACAAAACTTGAAGATGTAGAGATTGTTCCTAAAACAGTTGAAATAAGTGTGGCATTACATGGTTCTAAAGATGATTGGTTGCAATGTAAAGTCCTAAAAATTGCTGATGGTGATGAAGTTGATGTAGCAATTTTACAACTTTCAAGCGAAACCTTACCTGCTTCTGTATCCGATATTGTCGATTTGGATAATGCCGTAAAAGATGATGCTTCATTAAAACCTGGCACCAATGCTATTTTAATTGGTTACCCAATGGGATTACAACTGGCCAATACCCGTAGAGGAATTAAAGTTCAAGTTTATGAAGGTCAAATCAATAAAGAGTCTGATGGTGTAAGTATTCAATATAATGTTACCTCTACACATGGAGCTAGTGGTTCACCTGTTTTTAATGAATGTGGACAACTTATTGCTATCAATTATGCTGGATATGACGAGGCGCAAGGATATAATTTTGGAATTGTTGCAAAACACGCCATGTCTTTGATGCAATAA
- a CDS encoding AMP-dependent synthetase/ligase, with amino-acid sequence MYSNIKRLFDIPVYQKNNKALLHAFNTKENGVWQRESTISFLEKAQILSKALLEIGVQKDDKIAIVTHLNCTQWHLVDIAVQQVGAVLVPIYPTVSNADFEYILNHAEVKFCFVSDVELLDKIEEIKGLVPSLQEIFGFKKFKNCRNLAVLHQIGKISTRDSELENIKNSIQTEDLVTIIYTSGTTGKPKGVMLSHRNLISNIIYISDCMPKNVKRALSFLPICHVFERMGLYRFQLDSVEIYFAESIDKIGENAQDIKPEIMTVVPRMIEKIYDKILSKANELGKIKRLIFDWSLHIANQYEPFEEKSFWYNFKLKIARKLIFQRWKDALGGEIKALICGSAPLQTKLIKIFDAAEIPILEGYGMTETAPIISGPQWKKGEYKVGSVGKPLKNMELRIADDGEILVKGENVMMGYYKEIELTAENFTADGFFKTGDIGHLDSEGFLKITDRKKEMFKTSGGKYVAPQVIENKLKASNFIEEAIVVGAGEKMPCALIVPDFDFIRSWIITKKYNTIDVSSFQSIVENKIIKDRINEEIELVNSNLGNWEQIKKHTLLPVVWSIDTGELTPTLKLKRTVIMEKYKAIYEKLYGR; translated from the coding sequence ATGTACTCCAATATAAAAAGATTATTCGATATTCCTGTCTATCAAAAAAACAACAAGGCCTTACTTCATGCTTTCAATACAAAAGAAAATGGAGTTTGGCAAAGAGAATCTACAATCTCTTTTTTAGAAAAAGCACAAATATTGAGTAAAGCATTATTAGAAATTGGAGTACAAAAAGATGATAAAATAGCGATAGTAACACATTTAAATTGCACACAATGGCATCTTGTGGATATAGCCGTTCAACAGGTAGGTGCTGTATTGGTACCCATCTATCCTACTGTTTCAAATGCCGATTTTGAATATATTCTAAATCATGCCGAGGTTAAATTTTGTTTTGTATCTGATGTGGAATTATTAGATAAAATTGAAGAAATTAAAGGTTTAGTTCCTTCTCTTCAGGAAATTTTTGGTTTTAAAAAATTCAAAAATTGTAGAAATTTAGCAGTTTTACATCAAATAGGTAAAATTAGCACTCGTGACTCTGAGCTAGAAAATATAAAAAACTCAATTCAAACGGAAGATTTAGTAACCATTATATATACTTCTGGAACAACTGGAAAGCCAAAAGGAGTAATGCTATCACATCGTAATTTGATTTCAAATATTATCTATATTTCGGATTGCATGCCCAAAAATGTAAAAAGAGCATTGAGCTTTCTACCTATTTGTCATGTTTTTGAACGAATGGGATTGTATCGTTTTCAATTGGATTCAGTCGAAATTTATTTTGCCGAATCAATTGATAAAATAGGAGAAAATGCTCAAGATATAAAGCCCGAAATAATGACAGTTGTTCCTAGAATGATTGAGAAAATTTATGACAAAATCCTTTCTAAAGCGAATGAATTAGGAAAAATAAAAAGATTAATTTTTGACTGGTCATTGCATATAGCCAATCAATATGAGCCATTTGAAGAAAAATCATTTTGGTATAATTTTAAATTAAAGATCGCTAGGAAACTTATTTTCCAAAGATGGAAAGATGCTCTTGGTGGAGAAATCAAAGCTTTAATTTGCGGAAGCGCACCATTACAAACCAAATTAATTAAAATATTTGATGCTGCTGAGATTCCTATTTTAGAAGGATACGGAATGACCGAAACGGCTCCAATTATTTCTGGACCGCAATGGAAAAAAGGAGAATATAAAGTAGGATCTGTTGGTAAACCATTAAAGAATATGGAATTACGAATAGCAGATGATGGTGAAATTTTAGTTAAAGGGGAAAATGTAATGATGGGATATTACAAAGAAATAGAATTAACTGCGGAAAACTTTACTGCAGATGGTTTTTTTAAAACTGGAGATATCGGACATTTAGATAGTGAAGGATTCCTGAAAATTACCGATAGAAAAAAAGAAATGTTCAAAACCTCAGGAGGTAAATATGTTGCACCACAAGTTATTGAAAACAAATTAAAAGCATCCAACTTTATTGAAGAAGCTATTGTAGTTGGTGCTGGTGAAAAAATGCCATGCGCTTTAATTGTTCCCGATTTTGATTTTATCAGATCATGGATTATCACAAAAAAATATAACACTATTGACGTTTCTTCTTTTCAAAGCATTGTTGAAAACAAAATTATAAAAGACAGAATTAATGAAGAAATAGAATTAGTAAATTCTAATTTAGGGAATTGGGAACAAATAAAAAAACATACTTTATTACCTGTAGTTTGGTCCATTGATACTGGTGAATTGACACCAACTTTAAAATTAAAAAGGACTGTTATTATGGAAAAGTACAAAGCAATTTATGAAAAATTGTATGGTCGCTAA
- a CDS encoding chloride channel protein — translation MFKKYISKIENIIALSQSLLTPKQFIFLSSVLVGISSALAVIILKTFAHWVFRFATYVTIHTNFLKVGFLKIMLPIIGIMLTVFVVKRFLGGTIEKGTSQILYAVAKKASIIPRKQMYAQIVTSSLTVGLGGSAGLESPIVITGAAFGSNYAQKYKLHYKDRTLLIGCGVAAGIAAAFNAPIAGVLFAVEVLLVDVSISAFTPIMIAAATGALVSAIALDESILLNFTSRQTFNYHNTPYYILLGLFTGFVAVFYARNFQRTEHFFSHIRFSAYKKALFGASILALLIFIFPTLFGEGYESIRSLSESDPGELLENTLFRGFRNNSWALLAFVGCSFLLKAFATGITLGSGGNGGNFAPSLFLGSYVGFFFSKLLNLTGLTNLPISNFTMVGMAGILSGLFHAPLTAIFLIAEITGGYGLMIPLMIVSSISFAISKRFEVHSLDVKGLAKKGHAFTSNKDANVLSTLDTNAIIHRDYLTISPDENLEKLVDLISHSNQVIFPVVSKENKLLGIVHFNDVREIIFNSYRVKYTLVKEIMVQPTAVIYPFNNMEVVMNKFESSRKAYLPVISDDTYYGFISKSEALEAYRTKLKSMTIE, via the coding sequence ATGTTTAAAAAATATATTTCAAAAATAGAGAACATTATTGCTTTATCACAATCGTTATTAACACCGAAGCAATTTATATTTTTATCCAGTGTTTTAGTTGGAATTTCATCTGCTTTGGCAGTAATTATTCTAAAAACTTTTGCGCACTGGGTTTTTAGATTTGCCACTTATGTCACTATTCATACAAACTTTCTTAAAGTTGGTTTTTTAAAAATAATGTTGCCAATTATTGGGATAATGCTGACTGTATTTGTTGTAAAACGGTTTTTGGGAGGAACTATAGAAAAAGGAACATCACAAATCTTATATGCTGTAGCCAAAAAAGCAAGTATTATCCCAAGAAAACAAATGTATGCTCAAATTGTTACTAGTTCGCTTACAGTTGGTTTAGGAGGTTCAGCGGGACTTGAAAGTCCCATAGTTATTACTGGAGCTGCATTTGGTTCTAATTATGCTCAAAAATACAAATTACATTATAAAGACCGAACCTTACTCATCGGTTGTGGTGTAGCCGCTGGGATAGCGGCAGCTTTTAACGCACCAATAGCAGGAGTACTTTTTGCCGTTGAAGTTTTATTGGTAGATGTCAGTATTTCAGCGTTTACACCAATTATGATTGCTGCTGCAACAGGAGCTTTGGTATCGGCAATCGCTCTAGACGAATCCATATTATTAAATTTTACCAGTCGTCAAACTTTTAATTATCACAACACCCCCTACTACATACTTCTCGGCTTGTTTACAGGATTTGTTGCTGTATTTTACGCGCGTAATTTTCAAAGGACAGAACATTTTTTTAGTCACATTCGATTTTCAGCCTACAAGAAAGCTCTTTTTGGCGCATCCATATTAGCACTTTTAATTTTTATTTTTCCAACACTTTTTGGTGAAGGATACGAAAGCATCCGATCATTATCTGAAAGTGACCCTGGTGAATTACTTGAAAACACCCTTTTTAGAGGATTTAGAAATAACAGTTGGGCATTATTAGCATTTGTTGGATGTTCATTTTTGTTAAAAGCCTTTGCAACTGGAATAACGTTGGGAAGTGGCGGTAATGGAGGGAATTTTGCTCCTTCCCTATTTTTAGGTTCTTACGTTGGTTTTTTCTTTTCTAAACTATTGAATTTAACTGGTTTAACCAATTTACCCATTAGTAACTTTACCATGGTTGGTATGGCGGGTATTTTGAGTGGATTGTTTCACGCACCACTAACGGCCATTTTCTTAATTGCCGAAATTACAGGAGGTTACGGATTGATGATTCCCTTAATGATAGTATCGTCCATAAGTTTTGCCATTTCAAAACGATTTGAAGTACATTCGCTGGACGTTAAGGGATTAGCCAAAAAAGGACATGCTTTTACGAGCAATAAAGACGCCAATGTACTATCGACTTTAGACACAAACGCCATTATACATAGAGATTATCTAACCATATCACCCGATGAAAATCTTGAGAAATTAGTAGATTTAATATCGCATTCCAATCAAGTTATTTTCCCTGTAGTTTCAAAAGAGAATAAACTATTAGGAATCGTGCATTTTAATGATGTTCGGGAAATTATTTTCAATTCGTATCGTGTAAAATATACTTTGGTGAAAGAAATTATGGTGCAACCTACTGCCGTTATTTACCCTTTCAATAATATGGAAGTAGTTATGAATAAATTCGAATCCTCAAGAAAAGCCTATCTTCCTGTTATTAGTGACGATACATATTATGGTTTTATATCCAAATCCGAAGCTCTGGAAGCCTATAGAACCAAGTTAAAATCGATGACAATAGAATAA